A stretch of bacterium DNA encodes these proteins:
- a CDS encoding BamA/TamA family outer membrane protein, with the protein MKLKAAFLVVAALAATCAAAAQDEGGEGAFVISKVAVDGNKYFKDDRVKDLLAVEKGERYERYLFDYVLERGVDAIENAYHAEGFPEANVLWAFRDVKEDKRKLQLRVEEGPRAKIKEILLGGVSPERYLEVRENLGVDVGSPLSARLLNEAAVKIGRYYGERGYARASAKLEIDRDAGVVTFTVDEGRVYRVGGILVAGNEKTRPKIVTREINYKIKPDRLWRASKIDESRANIYRTGLYRDLRVETVDSPRSPDLVDILVIVREDRFKWYKLEPGYESPDRATVAVGWGHNNVFGNNQRLSTEVSAAYGFALEESKFGANVTYTEPWLFGYRYIGSVTLFYDRELRVDLRQWEVGIKPDVTREITEHLEVTGGFRFKKSKTTFGGDEAPLVIVWPAGEVVLAERFVGARGLQNIASVIFSSTYATRDDIFNPRQGVYLFGSEETAGGFITGADFWRVIGDGRQYIRVAEAATVAAHVRGGYARAYAQTKDVPYSEKFFAGGAYSIRGYGERDVGPKVVVDDVDYPLGGNMMFIANVEFRFQLPFTAGRRVPGIGLNLGNMWAGLFVDGGNVWSDWPETKKVGLFYGAGFGLRYNTPVGPIRFDYGEPILGKSGGGRPGRFYLAFGHIF; encoded by the coding sequence ATGAAGCTTAAGGCCGCCTTTCTAGTAGTTGCGGCGTTGGCGGCGACGTGCGCCGCGGCCGCCCAGGACGAAGGCGGCGAGGGCGCGTTCGTTATTTCGAAGGTGGCCGTAGACGGCAATAAGTATTTCAAGGACGACCGGGTCAAAGACCTCTTGGCCGTCGAGAAGGGGGAGCGGTACGAGAGGTACCTCTTCGATTATGTGTTGGAGCGCGGCGTGGACGCGATAGAGAACGCCTACCACGCGGAGGGTTTCCCGGAGGCCAACGTGCTGTGGGCTTTCCGCGACGTTAAGGAGGACAAGCGTAAGCTCCAGCTGCGGGTGGAGGAGGGGCCGCGGGCCAAGATTAAGGAGATCTTGCTGGGGGGCGTCAGCCCGGAACGCTACCTCGAGGTGCGCGAAAATTTGGGCGTTGACGTCGGTTCGCCGCTCTCGGCCCGCCTCCTCAACGAGGCGGCGGTGAAGATAGGCCGGTACTACGGCGAGCGCGGTTACGCCCGCGCCAGCGCCAAGCTCGAGATAGATCGGGACGCCGGCGTCGTCACCTTTACGGTGGACGAGGGCCGCGTATACCGCGTGGGCGGCATTTTAGTCGCCGGCAACGAAAAGACGCGGCCGAAAATCGTTACCCGCGAAATCAACTATAAGATTAAACCGGATCGCTTGTGGCGGGCGTCCAAGATTGACGAGAGCCGCGCCAACATCTACCGTACCGGCTTATACCGCGACCTCAGGGTAGAAACCGTCGATTCGCCGCGTTCGCCGGATTTGGTCGACATCCTCGTCATCGTGCGGGAGGATAGATTCAAATGGTACAAGCTCGAGCCGGGTTACGAGTCGCCGGACCGCGCGACGGTCGCCGTGGGGTGGGGCCACAACAACGTGTTCGGGAATAACCAGCGTTTATCGACGGAGGTCTCCGCGGCGTACGGGTTCGCGTTGGAGGAATCGAAGTTCGGGGCGAACGTCACCTATACCGAACCTTGGCTCTTCGGGTATCGGTACATCGGTTCGGTGACGCTGTTCTACGACCGGGAGTTGCGGGTGGACCTGCGCCAGTGGGAAGTCGGCATCAAGCCGGACGTTACGCGGGAAATTACGGAACATCTGGAGGTTACGGGCGGCTTCCGGTTCAAGAAGTCGAAAACGACGTTCGGGGGGGACGAGGCCCCGCTGGTAATAGTCTGGCCCGCGGGGGAAGTCGTCCTGGCCGAGAGGTTCGTGGGTGCGCGGGGTTTGCAGAACATCGCCAGCGTCATCTTCTCGTCCACGTACGCCACCCGCGACGATATCTTCAACCCGCGGCAAGGCGTCTATCTGTTCGGTTCCGAAGAGACGGCGGGCGGTTTTATAACCGGAGCCGACTTCTGGCGCGTAATCGGCGACGGGCGTCAATACATCCGCGTGGCTGAGGCCGCGACGGTGGCCGCTCACGTCCGCGGCGGATACGCCCGCGCGTACGCTCAGACGAAGGACGTTCCGTACTCCGAGAAGTTTTTCGCGGGCGGCGCGTATTCCATCCGGGGTTACGGCGAACGCGACGTCGGGCCGAAGGTCGTCGTCGACGACGTGGATTATCCCTTGGGCGGCAACATGATGTTTATCGCGAACGTCGAGTTCCGCTTCCAACTCCCGTTTACGGCGGGGAGACGCGTACCCGGCATAGGGCTCAACCTCGGGAATATGTGGGCGGGTTTGTTCGTCGACGGCGGAAACGTGTGGAGCGATTGGCCCGAGACGAAAAAGGTGGGCCTGTTTTACGGCGCCGGCTTCGGCCTGCGCTATAATACGCCCGTCGGGCCCATACGGTTCGATTACGGCGAGCCGATTCTCGGGAAGAGCGGCGGGGGGAGGCCGGGTCGTTTCTATTTGGCCTTCGGCCACATCTTCTAG
- a CDS encoding translocation/assembly module TamB domain-containing protein, protein MARFSKKALLVLRDASWILLRLALAFVRVLGVVTSVVLVGAFALAFALYGAGYFHSLVDFAIEKYTSDYTRTECRVGRVEGTLLTGVDIYDFAIGDGPSLTRDGAALVIDEIHVRYNPLHFMRRDVVIDRVHCVRPRLLLKEDPDGRVNLDRIFGAKGPPEGKGVYFEIVNVYLEDAYFRMLVGGPLSEFADADIECTFTKARGAVFIDLRHCSCYLPEFGQRILHFGSGSLAINERLMHFSGVDAASHITRIRTDGTIKFKPEVHIELEFEADPIDFGEALQGAFDDPPEVFGRGRYSGSLVGTTERLVQKGSLTVDDAYIYGFDVRDVFAYYDVDIATRQVRLRGFEGRVNETPVYAKMTVDLSNDRPVYWGEARLLRVNLADYVHSSFLETDVDVRLQFAGAGARPDDYAVDVSLHLGPGQLGPLIIDGGNADIRYASSRVYISGLFLRLGGGGDFYVKGDADPEALDLEIQARFVPVERFAAEREWRGLEGAVSVDGRIFGSYKHPSFEGGVVFKDFAYGRVKCGVARAEGYWKDIGADDRGEVRFMAWDVSVGPLRLARAYGDLDAEDGVYVFRNGYIESVKGSNVRFDLAYDSRQGRMELTSLTLDLGETEAELMQPLVVSREKGRGVLSGGILKFRGGEFGLAGSFGLDGGPLALEIEARGVPLDELLPAEVGPSLGGTLDRVRLDIGGTMDAPSFYASVAASNVFFGRQPIDYIEGEVSYEHNRLTVPGLVAGLAGGTLRAAAYLPLSALAGEGDEPLDVTLRFSKFKLAALTSLYKEGLAEEGFVDGVITATGTASSPTVRANFLLSEARWGGVYFAKGRADFTYRDGVVSIREISLSESTLPNVVVTGELPLDLRKGEGSPLGGEMELRADFTDLDLRALNPLTDEVLITGGKVRGRLELGGTYRTPAFKGRVEVLEGEGVVSSLRSSFSNLSGAFEARGDSVVVPPEDPITFDLDEGRGRAWGSVSFEAVKPLELDLSVSLEDYVVRAISGVQASGDVEASINGPVDRLRATAEVRLSSGLITIGFGGESKAGGPPSSGGFDYEVHVLAPGNLWLRNKDAEIELEADVVFRRTGAATYYAGELHARRGYYYFLKRDFTVEKADIILTGTEELNPVINLQAKHVIRAVRPGNADAVVYVDVTGTLREPEVTLRYELTSGQTVGLAQDEIMKVLALDVTWEDYNDLSSSELASKGSSDYVRHYAEAEVSRAVRRETGVDVFEFDANVFRGEQQNPYAEFTVGQHLTHDLFVSYTGKYREEVSGARELEHSAEVDYELKRDFYVVGSTFEDEGSQRYGLGLRFIHKY, encoded by the coding sequence TTGGCCAGGTTCTCGAAGAAAGCCCTTTTAGTTTTACGAGACGCGTCGTGGATCCTGCTTCGCCTCGCGCTGGCGTTCGTCCGCGTCCTCGGCGTGGTGACTTCGGTAGTTTTGGTCGGCGCGTTCGCGCTCGCCTTCGCGCTGTACGGGGCCGGTTATTTCCACTCGCTGGTGGACTTCGCCATCGAGAAGTACACGAGCGATTATACCCGGACCGAGTGCCGCGTGGGGCGGGTGGAGGGCACGCTGCTTACGGGCGTGGATATATACGATTTCGCCATCGGCGACGGGCCGTCGCTGACGCGCGACGGCGCCGCGCTCGTCATCGACGAAATCCACGTCCGCTATAATCCCCTTCATTTTATGCGCCGCGACGTCGTAATCGACCGCGTGCACTGCGTCCGGCCGCGGCTGTTGCTGAAGGAGGACCCCGACGGTCGCGTAAACCTCGACCGCATCTTCGGCGCCAAGGGGCCGCCCGAGGGCAAGGGGGTATACTTCGAGATCGTTAACGTATATCTGGAAGACGCCTACTTCAGGATGCTCGTAGGCGGCCCCTTGAGTGAGTTCGCGGACGCCGACATCGAATGTACTTTCACCAAGGCGCGCGGTGCCGTCTTCATCGATTTGCGGCACTGCAGCTGTTATTTGCCGGAATTCGGCCAACGCATCTTACACTTCGGCTCGGGCTCGCTGGCCATAAACGAGCGGCTTATGCACTTCTCCGGCGTGGACGCGGCCTCCCATATTACTCGCATCAGGACCGACGGCACGATAAAATTCAAGCCGGAGGTACACATCGAGCTCGAGTTCGAGGCGGACCCCATAGATTTCGGCGAAGCGCTGCAGGGAGCGTTCGACGACCCGCCCGAGGTCTTCGGGCGCGGCCGTTATAGCGGGTCGTTGGTGGGTACTACCGAGCGGCTGGTGCAGAAAGGCTCTTTGACGGTCGACGACGCGTACATATACGGCTTCGACGTGCGCGACGTTTTCGCCTACTACGACGTCGACATCGCGACGCGGCAGGTTCGACTCCGCGGTTTTGAAGGTCGGGTCAACGAGACGCCGGTGTACGCAAAAATGACGGTCGATTTATCGAACGACAGGCCGGTCTATTGGGGCGAGGCCCGCTTGCTGCGCGTGAACCTGGCCGATTACGTTCACAGTAGCTTTCTCGAGACCGACGTCGACGTCCGGCTGCAGTTCGCCGGGGCCGGCGCCCGCCCCGACGACTACGCCGTCGACGTTTCGTTGCATCTGGGCCCGGGGCAGCTGGGTCCGCTTATAATCGACGGCGGGAACGCGGACATCCGTTACGCATCGTCTCGCGTGTACATCTCGGGGTTGTTCCTGCGTTTGGGAGGCGGCGGCGATTTCTACGTGAAAGGCGACGCCGACCCGGAAGCGCTGGATTTGGAAATCCAGGCGCGCTTCGTACCGGTCGAGCGGTTCGCCGCGGAGCGGGAGTGGCGCGGGCTCGAGGGGGCGGTATCGGTCGACGGCCGGATCTTCGGTTCCTATAAGCACCCGTCGTTCGAGGGAGGCGTGGTGTTCAAGGACTTCGCCTACGGCCGGGTGAAGTGCGGCGTCGCCCGGGCGGAGGGGTATTGGAAGGACATCGGCGCCGACGACCGCGGCGAGGTTCGCTTTATGGCGTGGGACGTATCGGTAGGGCCGCTCCGGCTCGCCCGCGCGTACGGCGACCTCGACGCCGAGGACGGCGTATACGTCTTCCGGAACGGGTATATAGAGAGTGTGAAGGGAAGCAACGTACGTTTCGATTTGGCGTACGACAGTCGTCAGGGGCGTATGGAATTGACCAGCTTAACGCTGGACTTGGGGGAAACCGAGGCCGAGCTGATGCAACCTCTGGTCGTCAGTCGCGAAAAGGGCCGGGGCGTTCTAAGCGGCGGCATTTTGAAGTTCCGCGGCGGCGAGTTCGGCCTGGCCGGCTCTTTCGGCCTCGACGGCGGGCCCTTGGCGCTGGAGATCGAAGCCCGCGGCGTTCCCCTCGACGAGTTGCTGCCCGCGGAGGTGGGCCCGAGCCTCGGCGGAACGTTGGACCGCGTCCGTTTAGATATAGGAGGTACGATGGACGCTCCCTCTTTCTACGCCAGCGTCGCCGCCTCCAACGTCTTCTTCGGGCGGCAACCGATCGATTACATAGAGGGGGAGGTCTCGTACGAGCACAACCGGTTGACGGTTCCGGGCCTGGTCGCGGGTTTGGCGGGCGGTACGCTCCGCGCCGCGGCCTACTTGCCCCTCTCCGCCTTGGCGGGCGAGGGCGACGAACCGCTGGACGTTACGTTGAGGTTCTCCAAGTTCAAGTTGGCCGCCCTTACCTCGTTATACAAGGAGGGGCTGGCGGAAGAGGGCTTCGTCGACGGCGTTATCACCGCTACGGGGACCGCGTCTTCGCCCACGGTGCGCGCCAACTTCCTGTTGAGCGAAGCCCGCTGGGGAGGGGTGTATTTCGCCAAGGGACGCGCCGACTTCACGTACCGCGACGGCGTCGTCTCCATCCGCGAAATTTCGCTTTCCGAGAGTACGCTTCCCAACGTCGTTGTCACGGGCGAACTGCCGTTGGATTTGCGTAAGGGGGAAGGTTCGCCCCTCGGAGGCGAGATGGAGCTCAGGGCGGATTTTACCGACCTCGACCTACGAGCCCTCAATCCCCTTACGGACGAAGTGCTGATTACGGGCGGGAAGGTGCGGGGCCGGCTGGAGTTAGGGGGGACGTATCGGACCCCCGCCTTCAAAGGGCGCGTCGAGGTCCTGGAGGGCGAAGGCGTGGTAAGCTCCTTACGCTCTTCTTTTTCGAACCTTTCGGGGGCGTTCGAAGCCCGGGGGGACAGCGTCGTCGTCCCGCCCGAGGACCCCATTACGTTCGACCTTGACGAAGGCCGCGGCCGCGCGTGGGGGAGCGTGTCCTTCGAGGCCGTAAAGCCGCTCGAGTTGGATTTGTCCGTATCGTTGGAGGACTACGTCGTACGCGCTATCAGCGGGGTACAAGCTTCGGGGGACGTCGAGGCCAGCATTAACGGCCCGGTGGACCGGTTACGGGCGACGGCGGAGGTGAGGCTGTCCAGCGGCCTCATTACCATAGGTTTCGGCGGGGAGTCGAAGGCCGGCGGCCCTCCTTCCTCCGGGGGGTTCGACTACGAAGTCCACGTACTGGCCCCGGGGAACCTGTGGTTAAGAAACAAGGACGCGGAGATCGAGCTCGAGGCCGACGTGGTTTTCCGCCGAACCGGCGCCGCGACCTATTACGCCGGCGAGTTGCACGCACGCCGGGGCTACTATTACTTCCTCAAGCGCGATTTTACGGTCGAGAAGGCCGACATAATATTAACCGGGACCGAAGAGCTGAACCCGGTCATCAACCTACAGGCCAAGCACGTGATACGCGCCGTTCGCCCGGGGAACGCCGACGCCGTCGTATACGTCGACGTCACCGGTACGCTGCGGGAACCGGAGGTCACGCTGCGCTACGAGCTTACTTCCGGCCAAACGGTCGGATTGGCGCAGGACGAGATTATGAAGGTGTTGGCGTTGGACGTTACGTGGGAAGACTACAACGACCTCAGCTCGAGCGAACTGGCCTCCAAAGGCTCAAGCGACTACGTCCGCCATTACGCCGAAGCGGAGGTGTCGCGCGCCGTGCGCCGCGAGACCGGCGTCGACGTCTTCGAGTTCGACGCCAACGTCTTCCGAGGGGAGCAGCAAAACCCGTACGCCGAATTTACCGTCGGACAGCACTTGACCCACGACCTCTTCGTCTCTTATACTGGCAAGTACCGGGAGGAAGTTTCCGGGGCCCGCGAGCTCGAGCACTCCGCGGAGGTCGACTACGAGCTTAAGCGGGATTTCTACGTCGTGGGCAGTACGTTCGAGGACGAGGGAAGTCAGCGTTACGGCCTCGGCCTGCGCTTTATCCACAAATATTAA
- a CDS encoding Trm112 family protein has product MVDKELLEILACPDCKGDVEYDEENQKIICCKCGLKYPVRDGIPVMLVEEAERD; this is encoded by the coding sequence ATGGTCGATAAGGAACTGCTCGAGATCTTGGCCTGCCCGGACTGTAAGGGCGACGTCGAGTACGATGAGGAGAACCAAAAGATAATATGCTGTAAGTGCGGCCTTAAGTATCCCGTCCGGGACGGCATTCCCGTGATGTTGGTCGAAGAGGCGGAACGCGACTGA
- a CDS encoding archease, whose amino-acid sequence MGDIRYIEHTADAGVEVTAASREELFVLGARALYQLALDYDAVEAVVERRLELAAADLAELFHEWLAELLYLLDAKSYAFKKFSFDFRDDDTGLAATLWGEEVDVDRHRPHGEIKNVTYGDFVVERRGDGTYVARVIFDL is encoded by the coding sequence ATGGGCGACATACGGTATATAGAGCACACGGCCGACGCCGGCGTCGAGGTCACCGCGGCCTCTCGGGAGGAGCTCTTCGTCCTGGGCGCGCGGGCCTTGTATCAGCTGGCGCTCGACTACGACGCGGTCGAGGCCGTGGTGGAACGGCGGCTCGAGCTCGCCGCGGCCGACCTGGCCGAGCTCTTCCACGAGTGGCTGGCGGAACTCCTATACCTGCTCGACGCCAAGAGCTACGCCTTCAAGAAGTTCAGCTTCGATTTTCGGGACGACGATACCGGGCTCGCGGCGACGTTGTGGGGCGAGGAGGTCGACGTCGACCGTCATCGGCCCCACGGCGAAATTAAGAACGTGACGTACGGGGACTTCGTCGTCGAGCGCCGGGGCGACGGTACGTACGTCGCGCGCGTGATCTTCGACCTCTAG
- the ispF gene encoding 2-C-methyl-D-erythritol 2,4-cyclodiphosphate synthase: MTRIGIGYDVHGFKNEGPLILGGVEVPYERGLAGHSDGDVLLHAVMDAMLGAAALKDIGHQFPDTDVRFKGADSAKLLAEVRTMVESEGLRVGNVDCVVVVERPRLAKYVDRMRARVAELLGVGIAAVGVKAKTNEGFGYIGEGEAIAAWATVLLEPLEG, encoded by the coding sequence ATGACCAGAATAGGTATAGGGTACGACGTGCACGGCTTCAAGAACGAGGGCCCGTTAATCCTCGGCGGCGTGGAAGTCCCCTACGAGCGGGGGCTGGCCGGGCACTCCGACGGCGACGTCCTGTTGCACGCCGTTATGGACGCGATGCTCGGCGCCGCGGCGCTCAAGGACATCGGCCACCAGTTCCCGGACACCGACGTTCGCTTCAAGGGCGCGGACAGCGCCAAACTCCTGGCCGAAGTGCGGACCATGGTCGAAAGCGAAGGGTTGAGGGTCGGCAACGTCGATTGCGTAGTCGTCGTCGAGCGGCCTCGCCTCGCCAAGTACGTCGACCGGATGCGCGCCCGCGTCGCGGAGCTGCTGGGCGTGGGCATAGCCGCGGTAGGCGTAAAGGCCAAGACGAACGAGGGCTTCGGTTACATCGGCGAAGGGGAGGCCATAGCGGCGTGGGCGACGGTGTTGCTCGAGCCGCTCGAGGGGTGA
- a CDS encoding HAD family hydrolase: MEKPAAVFFDLDNTLYDHRRAAREALAELYRRYRVSDTGMTVGAFSRLFFDVNQRMWLELATGEIDGTTLRARRFAELFALAGKPPPDDAAALGREYLDIYMTVSYPLPGAEETLAALEPLVPLGLLTNGFTDIQRPKVARLGWEKYFRWVAVAEEMGVYKPDVAIYEKMCAMAGFSPGEVLYVGDSPAEDIIAARKVGLGTVWVRRDGPEVARWAAAAEADYEVADVRDVVPLLERVIG; this comes from the coding sequence TTGGAAAAACCCGCGGCGGTCTTCTTCGACCTCGACAATACGCTGTACGACCATCGCCGCGCCGCCCGGGAGGCGTTGGCCGAGCTCTACCGCCGCTACCGCGTATCCGATACCGGGATGACGGTCGGCGCTTTCTCCCGCCTTTTCTTCGACGTCAACCAGCGTATGTGGCTCGAGCTTGCCACCGGCGAGATCGACGGGACGACGCTCCGCGCGCGGCGTTTCGCGGAGCTCTTCGCGCTGGCCGGCAAGCCGCCGCCCGACGACGCCGCGGCCTTGGGCCGCGAATATCTGGATATCTACATGACCGTCAGCTACCCGCTGCCGGGTGCCGAGGAGACGCTCGCCGCGCTGGAGCCCCTCGTTCCGCTCGGCCTCCTCACCAACGGCTTCACCGACATCCAGCGGCCCAAGGTAGCCCGGCTGGGCTGGGAGAAGTACTTCCGATGGGTCGCGGTCGCCGAGGAGATGGGCGTCTACAAGCCGGACGTCGCCATCTACGAGAAGATGTGCGCGATGGCGGGGTTCTCGCCCGGCGAGGTCCTGTACGTGGGCGACTCGCCGGCGGAGGACATAATCGCCGCGCGCAAGGTGGGGCTCGGGACGGTGTGGGTGCGGCGCGACGGCCCGGAGGTGGCGCGGTGGGCCGCGGCGGCGGAGGCCGACTACGAGGTCGCCGACGTGCGCGACGTGGTACCGTTGCTCGAGCGCGTCATCGGGTAG
- a CDS encoding zf-HC2 domain-containing protein, translated as MESETEKSSCRKWQIILGEYVLGTVDERDRGRLERHLSRCDRCRRELAEMEEMYHLLGDFEPAKPGPFFAAKVVHAVRKETEAAAPGAMDEGALPGLRRWMRRPAVASAVAAASIAAVTAILYVKVWLPRASREPTMPPAGEVASKAGKLAAAPAPEKETAPAEGRPEVELRGTRAGTGVRGELALSLTEIAAAEEPAADEFAAAAGKPAEVPTRDKDATAAEGRSEVASRGTRAGAGAAGETAPRRFELAATEEKSARTLAAKEKEEATAEAPYPVTASPETYETATAPFAARTRARYDAADYGRRAEVSTFGRLTDDDGTPALAGLEEETLTAADVEARMDARFEADVERLTRGGVALVDYVTPNGLLMTYFYELPVEEQKTVLSRLRREAEAATAAELLLSH; from the coding sequence ATGGAAAGCGAAACCGAAAAAAGCTCGTGCCGTAAATGGCAAATTATCCTCGGCGAATACGTCCTGGGGACCGTCGACGAACGCGACCGCGGGCGGCTCGAGCGGCACCTATCGCGGTGCGACCGCTGCCGCCGCGAGCTCGCCGAGATGGAAGAAATGTACCACCTCCTGGGCGACTTCGAGCCGGCGAAACCCGGGCCGTTCTTCGCCGCGAAAGTGGTGCACGCCGTCCGGAAAGAAACCGAAGCCGCAGCGCCCGGGGCGATGGACGAAGGAGCCCTCCCCGGCCTCCGGCGCTGGATGCGCCGGCCCGCCGTCGCGTCGGCGGTCGCGGCCGCGTCTATCGCCGCGGTGACGGCGATATTGTACGTAAAGGTGTGGCTGCCGCGCGCGTCGCGAGAACCCACGATGCCCCCGGCCGGCGAAGTCGCGTCGAAGGCCGGTAAATTGGCCGCGGCGCCGGCGCCCGAAAAGGAAACCGCGCCCGCCGAAGGACGGCCGGAAGTAGAGCTGCGGGGAACTCGAGCCGGGACCGGCGTACGCGGCGAGCTCGCTCTCTCGTTAACGGAAATCGCCGCAGCCGAGGAACCGGCGGCCGACGAATTCGCGGCGGCAGCCGGCAAACCGGCTGAAGTGCCGACCCGAGACAAAGACGCTACCGCCGCGGAAGGACGGTCGGAAGTAGCGTCGCGAGGAACTCGGGCGGGAGCGGGTGCGGCCGGCGAAACCGCCCCTCGCCGCTTCGAACTGGCCGCGACCGAGGAAAAGTCGGCGAGGACGCTCGCGGCGAAAGAAAAAGAAGAAGCCACGGCGGAAGCACCTTATCCGGTAACGGCTTCGCCCGAAACCTACGAAACGGCAACGGCGCCGTTCGCGGCCCGGACCCGCGCGCGCTACGACGCCGCGGACTACGGCCGGCGCGCCGAGGTCTCTACGTTCGGACGCTTAACCGACGACGACGGAACGCCGGCGTTGGCGGGATTGGAAGAGGAAACCCTGACCGCGGCCGACGTCGAGGCCCGGATGGACGCGCGCTTCGAGGCCGACGTCGAGCGGCTTACGCGGGGGGGCGTGGCCCTGGTGGATTACGTCACGCCCAACGGCCTGCTCATGACGTACTTCTACGAGCTACCGGTGGAAGAACAAAAAACGGTGTTGAGCCGTCTACGGCGGGAAGCGGAAGCCGCTACCGCCGCGGAGTTACTACTATCGCACTGA
- a CDS encoding sigma-70 family RNA polymerase sigma factor, translating to MVQRARDGDDDAFGLIVETYRDRLFGLALGIVRNRDAAEDIVQEAFIKAYKNLKRFRGEASIYTWLYRIAVNTAHNHLRKASRRGGVDFDDVAPFIEARGLNPADGAANTELGEAIDGAVRRLPPRQREVFILHYFERMTHREIAETLGVTEGAIKANFFHAVQKLKGALRPYVT from the coding sequence ATGGTGCAACGGGCCCGCGACGGCGACGACGACGCGTTCGGCCTCATCGTCGAGACCTACCGCGACCGCTTGTTCGGCCTGGCCTTGGGAATCGTGCGGAACAGGGACGCGGCGGAAGACATCGTACAAGAGGCGTTCATAAAAGCCTACAAGAACCTCAAGCGCTTTCGCGGCGAGGCCAGCATTTACACCTGGTTATACCGGATAGCGGTCAACACGGCGCACAACCACTTAAGAAAAGCGAGTCGGAGGGGGGGAGTAGACTTCGACGACGTGGCGCCGTTCATCGAGGCCCGCGGCCTCAACCCGGCCGACGGCGCCGCCAATACCGAACTGGGGGAGGCCATAGACGGCGCCGTCCGCCGGCTGCCGCCGCGCCAACGGGAAGTGTTCATACTGCACTACTTCGAACGGATGACTCATCGCGAAATAGCGGAGACGCTGGGCGTAACGGAAGGGGCGATAAAAGCCAATTTCTTTCACGCCGTACAAAAACTCAAAGGGGCGTTAAGGCCGTACGTAACGTAG